The genomic DNA aactgctcggcatccgacctcaaggtgctacagagggtagtgcgtacggcccagtacatcactggggccgaactTCAGGACGTCTGTTCCAGTCTGTgtcaaaattgtcaaagactccagccacccaagccacagactattttctctgctacctcacggcaagtggtaccgatgcaccaagtctggagtCAAGAGGACCCAGAAGAGcatctacccccaaaccataagacttcTAAacaaggtagcctagcggttagagcgttgggccagtaacccaaaggttgctagtttgaatccctgagccggcTAAGTTAAAAAATCTTCCGATGTGCCCTTCAGCAAGTCACTTAGTCgcactggataagagcgtctgctaaattacttttTAAAAATCGATATAAAAAGGTAAACAAATGGCTACCGGACTACCTGCATGGACGCTGTTTttcactgactctatgcacacatgCTGGATTTGaccacacatacactacatacacccacacactcactcactacatgacaaaaagtatgtgaacacctgctcatggtcattaatatggagttggtccccccccccctttgctgctataacagcctccactcttctgggaaggctttccactcgatgatggaacattgctgttgGTTCCATTTagacacaagagcattagtgaggtcaggcactgatgttgggcgattaggcctggctcgcagtcgacgttccaattcatccaaaaggtgtttgatggggttgaggtcagggctctgtgtatgccagtcaagttcttccacaccgatctcgacaaaccatttctgtatggacctagctttgtgcacgggggcattgtgcgagcttgtgtgtcctaccacttcgcggctgagctgttgtggctcctagacatttccacttctagcagggcagaattttgacgaactgacttgttggaaaggtggcatcctatgacgatgccacgttgaaagtcactgaactcttcagtaagtctattctactgccaatgtttgtctatggagattgcatggctgtgtgcttgatcttCTATACACCGGGCAGCAACAGGTGGCTGAAAAAGGCGAATCCACTCATTTTAAgtgttgtccacatactttcagTAAGTCTattctacagccaatgtttgtctatggagattgcatggctgtgtgcttgattttctATACACCGGGCAGCAACGGGTGGCTGAAAAAGGCGAATCCACTAATTTTAAgtgttgtccacatacttttgtatatatgccatttagcagacgcttttatccaaagcgacttacagtcatgtgtgcatacattctacgtatgggtggtcccgggaatcgaacccactaccctggcgttacaagcgccatgctctaccaactgtgttACTTTTACTCTGTATTTTTATTTGTTATATTCATGGTTGGAAATGGACCAGTAAGTTAACGTTTCACTGTTAGACCTGTTTTCTACGAAGCAACCTGACAAAAtaacattagatttgatttgacaattTTACTTGCGACCTCccgtgtcttttttttttttctctctctttatctctctgagtCGTGCATGACCATCCCCCAGGGGTGGAAATGTCCAGGGTCCAATAGGAACGTTCCTATCCAATGCAGGACTTGTGAGTACCAGTGTAGTCCGTCTCCTAGAGAGGCACCAGTCCATCTGGTCCAGCTGTACAGCAGGCGGAGGGGGCCAAATGCCCAGTGGGCTAGAtggtgctggtccatagcagcgTAGCACGAGGCTAGTACGCCGTCCACCACCAGTGAACCGTGGCGTGTCAGAGGGGCGAAGGCCCCGGTGTCCATCTGGATGTGGACCCAAATGACCTGGGAGAGGATTCCCTGTAGTCCTTGGTTTCTCCCTGCGGTCAGCACACACTGTCCTGGCCGTATGTCGCTGGCGTACATAGTCCGCATGACAGCACCCGATTCGCCCACTGAACAGTTACCCTCGGTCACGAACACAAGATGAGCCGCGGTGAGGGTCAGGTTCGCTCCCGTCTCTGTTCCCAACACGTAGAACTGTTTCCTGGCTGCAGGCTCGTGGTCCAGGAAGGTGAAGAACTCACTGTAGACGAGGTCTCCTCCGATCCTGCTGCCATCAACCCCCGAGGAGGCCAGGACCCGGTCACCTGGCTGGAGGTCCTGAACAGCCCTGCTGCTCCCGTCATCCAGAGTGACCAGAGAACGACCAGGGAAACAGCCCCCGGTCTTAGCTGCTACTGAGTGCTCtgagaaagagggaaaggagTGAGGGGgacagggtggagagagagaaatagagagagagagagagagagagagagagagagagagagagagagagagacaggagagagggtctTATTGAAGGGCTCTGCTTAGAACTGTAGACTGACACAATAACTGATATGAAAATGGTTATGTCAATCGATTGGTTGTCTGATctgctacacacacagcccaattCTAAATCACTAAttagtcttttgaccaatcagatcagaaaAAAAAAGATCTGATGTCATTGGTCAAATGTCCAATTAGTAGAAATGGATCAGAATTGGGCTTCCTGTTAAAAATGCAGATGTCTTGTTATACCTAGTTTTAAAACAAATCTGGCATTTCAGCCCAACATGTTTATTCCATGAGATTTTAAATGATTAACATTTTAAGGAAACAACAGGAGCTTCCATTGAAATTCCCATTAGAGCTTTTGAAGCCCTATGTCAATACACAGAGGCAAACAAGCACATTGCACATAGTTACAAGCAAGCACACatgcatgtgtacacacacacacacgcacgcacgcacgcacgcacacacacacacacacacacacacacacacacacacacacacacacacacacacacacacacacacacacacacacacacacacacacacacacacacacacacacacacacacccacacacacacacacacacacacacacacacacacacacacacacacacacacacacacacacacacacacacacacacacacacacacacacacacacacacacacacacacacacacacacacacacacacacacacacacacacacactttatttaaACATATAAACATGTATTCCATTGAAACATTTGCAGTCCGTGTGTTTACAGGTAAACATTTCAGAAAGACATTCTACACACTAACTACCAATCTGTCCTTTTCAACTCAACTTTGCTCATGATTCAGAAGAGATCTATTACGAGCTAATGAGTAACCCAATGATTCAATCTCCACTGAAATGAGTTGAGGTCAGAAGTCTCAGTGTGAGACAGGTAAAGATCACATTCCTAGTGGCACCCTATATTCTCTACATTTTGGCCCAggtcagaattgggctgcctgtctaaacgtaGCCTAAACCACTGTAAGTCTCAAGTATTCCAGTGGGTCCCAAAAACAAATATTTGGGAAGGGTAAGTACCAAGGCCAGGTGATAAGATTAGATCTGAGAAGGGAGACCAGGAAGACTAATGTAAACCACCGGACAGGGAGACAAAAGGAGAAAGTAGATCAGTTAACCAGCTCTTAGAGTGGGGTCTCTCTCCTTCCAGCGCTAACTCTACTCTTAAATTTTAAAAATCATAATattttaactaagcaagtcagttaagaacaaattcttgtttagaatgacggcctaccgcggccaaaccctcccctaactcggacgacgctgtaccaattgtacgccgccctatgggactcccaatcacagcctgttGTGAAATAagccgggtctgtagtgacacctctagcactggagataatatataatataatataatataatataatatatgccatttagctgacgcttttatccaaagcgacttacagtcatgtgtgcatacattctacgtatgggtggtcccgggaatcgaacccactaccctggcgttacaagcaccatgctctaccaactgagccacagaaggaccacagggtctgtagtgacacctctagcactgagatgcagtgccttagaccactgaaccagggtctgtagtgagcCCTCTAGCACtggagatgcagtgtcttagaccactgaaccagggtctgtagtgacacctctagcactgagatgcagtgtcttagaccactgaaccagggtctgtagtgacacctctagcactggagatgcagtgccttggaccactgaaccagggtctgtagtgacacctctagcactgagatgcagtgccttagaccactgaaccagggtctgtagtgacacctctagcactgagatgcagtgtcttagaccactgaaccagggtctgtagtgagcCCTCTAGCACtggagatgcagtgtcttagaccactgaaccagggtctgtagtgacgcctctagcactgagatgcagtgtcttagaccactgaaccagggtctgtagtgagcCCTCTAGCACtggagatgcagtgtcttagaccactgaaccagggtctgtagtgacacctctagcactgagatgcagtgtcttagaccactgaaccagggtctgtagtgacacctctagcactggagatgcagtgccttggaccactgaaccagggtctgtagtgacacctctagcactgagatgcagtgtcttagaccactgaaccagggtctgtagtgacacctctagcactgagatgcagtgtcttagaccactgaaccagggtctgtagtgacacctctagcactgagatgcagtgccttagaccactgaaccagggtctgtagtgacacctctagcactgagatgcagtgtcttagaccactgaaccagggtctgtagtgacacctctagcactgagatgcagtgtcttagaccactgaaccagggtctgtagtgacacctctagcactggagatgcagtgtcttagaccactgaaccagggtctgtagtgacacctctagcactgagatgcagtgccttggaccactgaaccagggtctgtagtgacacctctagcactgagatgcagtgtcttagaccactgaaccagggtctgtagtgacacttctagcactgagatgcagtgtcttagaccactgaaccagggtctgtagtgacacctctagcactgagatgcagtgtcttagaccactgaaccagggtctgtagtgacacctctagcactgagatgcagtgtcttagaccactgaaccagggtctgtagtgacacctctagcactgagatgcagtgtcttagaccactgaaccagggtctgtagtgacacctctagcactgagatgcagtgccttagaccactgaaccagggtctgtagtgacacctctagcactggagatgcagtgtcttagaccactgaaccagggtctgtagtgacacctctagcactgagatgcagtgccttggaccactgaaccagggtctgtagtgacacctctagcactggagatgcagtgtcttagaccactgaaccagggtctgtagtgacacctctagcactgagatgcagtgccttggaccaccgaaccagggtctgtagtgacacctctagcactgagatgcagtgccttagaccactgaaccagggtctgtagtgacacctctagcactgagatgcagtgccttagaccactgaaccagggtctgtagtgacacctctagcactgagatgcagtgccttagaccactgaaccagggtctgtagtgacacctctagcactgagatgcagtgccttagaccactgaaccagggtctgtagtgacacctctagcactgagatgcagtgtcttagaccactgaaccagggtctgtagtgacacctctagcactgagatgcagtgtcttagaccactgaaccagggtctgtagtgacacctctagcactgagatgcagtgtcttagaccactgaaccagggtctgtagtgacacctctagcactgagatgcagtgtcttagaccactgaaccagggtctgtagtgacacctctagcactgagatgcagtgtcttagaccactgaaccagggtctgtagtgacacctctagtactgagatgcagtgccttagaccactgaaccagggtctgtagtgacacctctagcactgagatgcagtgtcttagaccactgaaccagggtctgtagtgacacctctagcactggagatgcagtgtcttagaccactgaaccagggtctgtagtgacacctctagcactggagatgcagtgtcttagaccgctgaaccagggtctgtagtgacacctctagcactggagatgcagtgtcttagaccgctgaaccagggtctgtagtgacacctctagcactggagatgcagtgccttggaccactgaaccagggtctgtagtgacacctctagcactggagatgcagtgtcttagaccactgaaccagggtctgtagtgacacctctagcactggagatgcagtgtcttagaccactgaaccagggtctgtagtgacacctctagcactgagatgcagtgtcttagaccactgaaccagggtctgtagtgacacctctagcactggagatgcagtgtcttagaccactgaaccagggtctgtagtgacacctctagcactgagatgcagtgccttgcaCCGCCGCGCCActcgatctaaggcactgcatcctgtcaacacacagtcaCGTGTGCATGCAGATAGGCATTAATGGGGCCTGACTCTTGTTGACCCTGTGTTACACTTCCATCCATTTAGACAGAAAtaattagagaacacacacctcAGTTATCACCACCAGATAATGTAGTATACAGTGAGGCACTGCCATAGTTTAGATAATGTAGTCTACAGTGAGGCACTGCCATAGTTTAGATAATGTAGTCTACAGTGAGGCACTGCCATAGTTTAGATAATGTAGTCTACAGTGAGGCACTGCCATAGTTTAGATAATGTAGTATACAGTGAGGCTCTACCAAAGTCTAGATAATGTAGTCTACAGTGAGGCACTACCATAGTTTAGATAATGTAGTATACAGTGAGGCTCTACCAAAGTCTAGATAATGTAGACTACAGTGAGGCTCTACCAAAGTCTAGATAATGTAGTCTACAGTGAGGCTCTACCATAGTCTAGATAATGTAGTCTACAGTGAGGCACTGCCATAGTTTAGATAATGTAGTCTACAGTGAGGCACTGCCATAGTCTAGATAATGTAGTCTACAGTGAGGCACTGCCATAGTTTAGATAATGTAGTATACAGTGAGGCTCTACCAAAGTCTAGATAATGTAGTCTACAGTGAGGCACTGCCATCGTTTAGATAATGTAGTATACAGTGAGGCTCTACCAAAGTCTAGATAATGTAGTATACAGTGAGGCCCTACCAAAGTCTAGATAATGTAGTCTACAGCGAGACCCTACCAAAGTCTAGATAATGTAGTATACAGTGTGGCACTGCCATAGTTTAGATAATGTAGTCTACAGTGAGGCACTGCCATAGTTTAGATAATGTAGTCTACAGTGAGGCACTGCCATAGTTTAGATAATGTAGTCTACAGTGAGGCACTGCCATAGTCTAGATAATGTAGTCTACAGTGAGGCACTGCCATAATTTAGATAATGTAGTATACAGTGAGGCTCTACCAAGTCTAGATAATGTAGTCTACAGTGAGGCACTGCCATAGTCTAGATAATGTAGTATACAGTGAGGCACTGCCATAGTTTAGATAATGTAGTCTACAGTGAGGCACTGCCATAGTTTAGATAATGTAGTATACAGTGAGGCACTGCCATAGTTTAGATAATGTAGTATACAGTGAGGCACTGCCATAGTTTAGATAATGTAGTCTACAGTGAGGCACTGCCATAGTTTAGATAATGTAGTATACAGTGAGGCTCTACCAAAGTCTAGATAATGTAGTCTACAGCGAGACCCTACCAAAGTCTAGATAATGTAGTATACAGTGAGGCTCTACCAAAGTCTAGATAATGTAGTCTACAGTGAGGCACCGCCATAGTTTAGATAATGTAGTCCACAGTGAGGCCCTACCAAAGTCTAGATAATGTAGTATACAGTGAGGTTCTACCAAAGTCTAGATAATGTAGTCTACAGTGAGGCACCGCCATAGTTTAGATAATGTAGTCCACAGTGAGGCCCTACCAAAGTCTAGATAATGTAGTATACAGTGAGGCTCTACCAAAGTCTAGATAATGTAGTCTACAGTGAGGCACTGCCATAGTTTAGATAATGTAGTATACAGTGAGGCTCTACCAAAGTCTAGATAATGTAGTCTACAGTGAGGCCCTACAAAAGTCTAGATAATGTAGTCTACAGTGACACCCTACCAAAGTCTAGATAATGTAGTCTACAGTGACGCCCTACCCACGTCCAGATAATAAAGACTACAGCAAGGCACGACCCACATCCAGAGCCCAGAAAGCTCTTCCTCTAATTGACTCCCTGCAGACAGTTGTCTTGACAGACTGCCGGTAATGAGCTGTCTCACCTCAGGTCTAGCACCTCACCCCACCTGACCCCTCGTCTAGCACCTCACCTGAGTTGGCCTAATAACAACTGACAGCACTCAGACCAAAGGGACAACTGGGTAGCTTTAACAAATCAATAGGGGTTAACTTGATCACCGTAGAAAGCAGCACTCTAGTCTCTTTCTGACATACAATTGTCAAACTCTCTCTAAGCTCACCAGTGAGACTGCAGTTGCAGCACTGCATGTTGCCAGTACAATAGTTCGTACTTTTATACAGGTTGGTAATAAGATGTTTTTTTTCTTGCTCCGTTTGAGTCCCATCCCCATACCTGACTTGACACTGCAGTGCACGTGTGCCTTCGATTCGTAGTAGACCCAGTCGAAGCCAGCCTCCACGGCCAGGCGAGCCAGCATGGAGTACTTGTTCCTGTCCCGGTCTGAGGTGGTGATGTCCACCGCTCTTCCCTCATAATGGAGGGAGTCCTCTGAGTGGTGCCCGTCCTCGTCCCATCCTTCTGTCACTCTCAGCTTCACCCCAGGCCACATGTTCATCACAGAGATGGCCAAGGAGTTCAGCTTGTCTTTACaacgctgggggagagagaggagagagagggatgactaacaacgctgggggagagagaggagagagaggagagagagggatgactaacaatgctgggggagagagaggagagagagggatgactaacaacgctgggggagaaagaggagagagaggagagagagggatgactaacaacgctgggggagagagaggagagagaggagagagagggatgactaacaacgctgggggagagagaggagagagaggagagagaggcatgaCTAACaacgctggggagagagaggagagagaggagagagagggatgactaacaacgctgggggagagagaggagagagaggagagagagggatgactaaCAACGctggggggagaaagaggagagagaggagagagagggatgactaacaatgctgggggagagagaggagagagaggagagagaaggatgactAACaacgctgggggagagagaggagagagaggcatgaCTAACaacgctgggggagagagaggagagagaggagagagagggatgactaacaacgctgggggagagagaggagagagaggagagagagggatgactaacaacgctgggggagagagaggagagagagggataactaACAACgctgggggagaaagaggagagagaggagagagagggatgactaacaacgctgggggagagagaggagagagaggagagagagggatgactaacaacgctgggggagaaagaggagacacAATAAGAAACTGGTTTGAGTGAGACACTAGGCTGTTAAGAGTTGTGAGATTATCACAGGAAAACAACTAGTTTAGACATACAGGCTATAGTTTACAATGGGATTAATGTGATCTACACTCATAAATGGTGTAGACAGTTTGTCACAGAGGGTCAAAGTGAACTAGCCTACAACCGATGCAATAGACATGTATAGACATGTTTTGTCTTTGACGAAATATTGACCATGTTCAAAACGGTCTAAAGGAAGATGgtttgctttgtttttttttttacatcctaATAAAATTGATTGATGTACTGACATGTTATTTATTCAACCCTGAAGTTAGAAGAGATCAGAGAGATTTCAGCAAATAAATCGTTAGCTATTCCAACATGTTCCATGCGTAATTGCACGTGCGTAATTCCACTACTCAAAACAGGTAGAAAATACGTGGACGTTTGTGATTAAAATGTTGGCATACTATTCTTGTCCATCGAGGGTTAtttatattctttaaaaaatagATATGTATATTTTTTATGAACAATAGAATTCAACCGGCGACCCTAAACATTTATCAACTCAATAACTCGCGCTCTTACAAGTTTTGGTGATGTCTACATGCATGCGTAGCTTAATTTATCTCTGAAACCGGAGACAAAGTTAACACATCAAAACATGCAAAAGTAGTTTACAGTGTTTCAATACAACCTAAATGTGTAGCGGGTAGCCTACAGTTAAAGCCTATGTGCCTATGGCATAATTGACGTGTAATTTTGAACTGTCAACAGAAATCCGTTGAACCGAAACAGAGATGAAAGCGCTGAGAATCAATAATGTTTAAAGTAATGGTTTAAATttttaacaatgtgcaaatagaaGCTCTCAAATGAACGATACATttttaacaatgtgcaaatagaaGCTCTCAAATGAACGATGAACGACAGGTCCAGTAATACGTTCTGGTCGCCACAGCCGTCAAAGTGAGACAAAAGCCACCAGATAACGTTTTAAAACCCCACGCCAGCTTCTCACCTGGGTCATAAGTCGATCGGCAGCCGTATTCTCCTCATCTTTAAAAATGATATCAGGGTTATAGTTGGGAGTGAGTTCTTTGAACCGTTCTGAGTTTCTCGTTATTTTGCCTTCGTGTCTGCCACTGGCGCCCAGTGTTTTCTCGGCAACGTTTGGGCTGAACTGCTTATAAGCGAGGGGTGTGAGCTTCTTTGGCAGACGTCTCTTGCCGTATCCCCTCCCCGGCCCACAGCCCTCGGTTACAGGTGCGAGAAACAGGGCGCAGCCGATGAAGAGCCCTACAAGCACGGAGAGACGCATCCCAGCCAGACCGGCAGGGCCGGCCACTCCGAAGCGGAGTGGTAAGGTGGCGCAGGTCGCGGAGGTGTCGCAAGCTACCCCCTCCCCTGGATGCTCCGTGTTCCCCCCACAGGGTAAGGAATGGAGGTTAGGGGACAGAATATTTCAATATTATATAAGCCTTATCCACGCCATCCTCGGTGCGCACAGCAACTGTCCGTAAAAGCCCCCCAAAACAGTCATTTAGCCGAATGTTTTGTTTTGTGTAACCGGTAGCAGGGGTAAAAGTTCAATGTCTCCGGGGTCCGAGTCCGGTGTTGTCCAAACGTCGCCGCTTAACTGTATCTTGTTCTTTCTCGTCGTCGGGAGCCAACAGATATGGGTATGGAGTTGAAAAGGCTGCTCATTTAAACAAACAGGTTCAAAGTAGATCTTCTGTAGTGAACAGTGGTCGCAGATTGTCTTCTTCGTGCTGTGGTTTTGCCACTGAGGTGCTGTCAATGTCAAACGAGGAGGAACACTACTGGTTCTGGCGTTTCTCCTTCTTGTCCCGTTTTTTTGTCTCTGCCGCTTTGCCTTTCCAGTTGAATTGGGAATTCGAGGCATCAGTTGCCACTCGAGACCGCACCCTGCCAGGCCTGCCCTTCtatcctgctctgcctctccgcCCATCGGGTCACTGTGGGTGCCACTGCCCTGTCCTCTACCCACCGCTACGGGCTCTGCCCCTCAGCTTGCCACCTCAGAAGGCCCGTCAGGCGTTAACTTGCATCACTCTGACTGCTCTGCTGCAGTGGAGGAGTAAGGAGCCACTAGCCTCTCCACTTATCCTAAACGTATCACTTTCTTTATCAGCTCAGGTCTTATGTTGACACTGTATTAACAATGCATACAGCCTTGGGCTATAGTATGTTACAGCGTAAGCACGATAATGATGAGCGGGGCACCTAACTTCATGGTCTATTATTAGGCTGGTCAAGGTAGTCTACTTCTTTGCTATCAGTTAGAAAATGCTAGTTAAATGTTGCCAGATATTCTGTACGTTTGAAATTAAAAATGAAATAATAAAcgaatgaaaaaaaaacatgtattgcTGTGAAGGGATTTTTATTTCGTACATTTATATTTCAgtgatttagcagacgctcttatccagagaaactagggttaagtgccttgcgcAAGGACACAGACAGCTTGTTCACCTAGTtaagctcagggattcgaaccagaaaACCATTTAGTCACTGGCCCAACATTCTTAAACTACTTAGTCTTCCTGCTGTACGTCGCGAGTATCACAATGCGGGAAAAAACACGCATCATTCCAAATGTTtcgattttatttttattaatctTTTAACTTTATtttagtaggcaagtcagttaagaacaaattcttattttcaatcacggcctaggaacagtgggttaagtgcctgttcaggggcagaacaacagatttgtaccttgtgagctcagggatttgaacttgcaacctttcggttactagtccaacactctaaccactaggctaccctgtaacATGACTGGGGTTCATTTAGTGGATAGATTTACACTGGACCCTTTTTAAAATCAGTATTGCCCTGTTAGCAGTATGTAGGGCTGTTGTTCACTACAGGCTACGGTGCATTCCAACTTATCAGGTCAAAGTGCAGTAAGTGTGACACACTTGGTTGATACCAGAGGGTTTCCTTCTGCTTTTCACTCTCAAGTCAGACTGCTCTCACTAACTCTGATCTGCTCAATACAGCTGCCGAGAGACAGAAAAATCAAAGTGGCTGATCAATATAGTGTGTAAAAACCAAACCAGTAATCCTTCTACCACGAATAACAACATGGTgggtgtttacatttttttttttgcacctTGTCAGCTATGGGATTCAACCTAGCGACCTTTCTGGTTACAGGGCCAATACTCAAACTGCTATGCTATCTGTCGCCACACCAGCCGGGTTCACTCAGTATTGGACATCAATGTCCGAGGACATCATTGTAAGATGACGTGGGAACTGGCCACTTTAGGGGCAAAAGTGAGCGTTGTTTCCTTTCAAGTCCCTTTCAgttttgctagggtgttgtggaaactcaaattggtctacacggacaagttctggcctggtttataTCTTAtttgtcggaaagatatcagttttgtctctgtgaatggtttgtcctctgacaaatcaactgtaaatttcggtgttcctc from Oncorhynchus keta strain PuntledgeMale-10-30-2019 chromosome 7, Oket_V2, whole genome shotgun sequence includes the following:
- the LOC118386451 gene encoding indian hedgehog B protein-like → MRLSVLVGLFIGCALFLAPVTEGCGPGRGYGKRRLPKKLTPLAYKQFSPNVAEKTLGASGRHEGKITRNSERFKELTPNYNPDIIFKDEENTAADRLMTQRCKDKLNSLAISVMNMWPGVKLRVTEGWDEDGHHSEDSLHYEGRAVDITTSDRDRNKYSMLARLAVEAGFDWVYYESKAHVHCSVKSEHSVAAKTGGCFPGRSLVTLDDGSSRAVQDLQPGDRVLASSGVDGSRIGGDLVYSEFFTFLDHEPAARKQFYVLGTETGANLTLTAAHLVFVTEGNCSVGESGAVMRTMYASDIRPGQCVLTAGRNQGLQGILSQVIWVHIQMDTGAFAPLTRHGSLVVDGVLASCYAAMDQHHLAHWAFGPLRLLYSWTRWTGASLGDGLHWYSQVLHWIGTFLLDPGHFHPWGMVMHDSER